The Dendropsophus ebraccatus isolate aDenEbr1 chromosome 3, aDenEbr1.pat, whole genome shotgun sequence genome includes a region encoding these proteins:
- the CPLX4 gene encoding complexin-4 produces MAFLIKSMVGNPLKGFGFGESSEEKTESADTSDPAAAQGMTREEYEEYQRQLVEEQMERDAKFVQRKAERATLRVHLREKYRLPQSEKDDNQIQMAGDDIDLPEDLQKMVAEDQDEEEEKGSIFGHIQNIQNMDVDTIKEKATATFTEIKQAAEEKCCVM; encoded by the exons ATGGCGTTCCTAATCAAGAGCATGGTGGGCAACCCCTTGAAGGGTTTTGGATTTGGAGAATCGAGCGAAGAGAAGACGGAGAGTGCAGACACATCTGACCCGGCTGCTGCCCAAGGAATGACCCGTGAAGAGTATGAGGAGTATCAGAGGCAACTGGTGGAGGAGCA GATGGAAAGAGATGCCAAGTTTGTTCAGAGAAAAGCAGAAAGAGCCACCTTACGGGTACATTTAAGGGAAAAATACAGATTACCGCAG AGTGAAAAAGATGATAATCAGATTCAGATGGCCGGAGATGATATCGATTTACCTGAAGACCTCCAAAAAATGGTGGCTGAAGAtcaagatgaggaggaggagaagggttCAATCTTTGGTCACATCCAAAACATTCAGAATATGGACGTTGATACCATTAAGGAAAAGGCAACAGCGACGTTCACAGAGATTAAGCAAGCCGCTGAAGAGAAGTGCTGTGTGATGTAG